Proteins encoded by one window of bacterium:
- a CDS encoding cytidine deaminase translates to MDWTELLQAAREVREHAYCPFSNFPVGSAILTEDDSVFTGCNVENRTFGLTVCAERVAVLSAVAQGHRAIAAVAVVTDTEPPSPPCGQCLEVLTEFGRPDLPVLLANVQGDSKEYRLSDLLPHPFEFPPGSET, encoded by the coding sequence ATGGACTGGACCGAGCTTCTGCAGGCCGCAAGAGAGGTGCGCGAGCACGCCTATTGCCCGTTCAGCAACTTCCCTGTCGGTTCGGCGATCCTGACCGAGGACGACAGCGTCTTCACCGGATGCAACGTCGAAAACCGCACCTTCGGGCTGACGGTCTGTGCCGAACGCGTGGCCGTACTATCAGCCGTCGCCCAGGGCCACCGCGCGATTGCCGCGGTGGCGGTGGTCACCGACACCGAGCCGCCCTCGCCGCCGTGTGGACAATGCCTGGAGGTCCTGACCGAGTTCGGGCGACCGGATCTCCCGGTGCTGCTCGCCAACGTCCAGGGTGATAGCAAGGAGTATCGACTCAGCGATCTTCTACCCCACCCCTTCGAATTCCCGCCGGGATCCGAAACCTAG
- a CDS encoding ABC transporter substrate-binding protein → MPDPTKIRIAHSPDSDDAFMFYALTQGLVDTGGLEVEHQLDDIETLNRAAFEGKYEITAISFHAYPYLADRYRLMPCGASFGDGYGPVVVATDDVDREGLSGQTVAIPGKLTTAHLALKLWNPQVRTTVVPFDQIFEAVESGSARAGVVIHEGQLTWGDRGLQAVVDLGAWWQDETGGPLPLGANAIRSDLSSEMQVQLSRMLRASIDYALDHREPALDYAIRYARDIEQDRQRSDRFVGMYVNEWTRDYGEAGRAAVRQLLRRGFEAGIIDRAVEPDFVELGNAT, encoded by the coding sequence TTGCCAGACCCAACCAAGATCAGAATCGCTCACAGCCCGGATTCGGACGATGCGTTCATGTTCTATGCCCTGACCCAGGGGCTGGTCGACACCGGCGGACTCGAGGTCGAGCATCAGCTGGACGACATCGAGACTCTGAATCGCGCGGCCTTCGAGGGCAAGTACGAGATCACGGCCATTTCCTTTCACGCCTATCCCTATCTGGCCGATCGGTACCGTTTGATGCCCTGTGGCGCCAGCTTCGGTGACGGTTACGGCCCGGTAGTCGTCGCCACCGACGATGTCGACCGCGAGGGCCTCTCGGGCCAGACGGTGGCCATTCCGGGCAAGCTGACGACGGCGCATCTCGCTCTCAAACTCTGGAACCCGCAGGTGCGGACCACCGTGGTGCCTTTCGATCAGATTTTCGAGGCTGTCGAGTCGGGCTCGGCCCGCGCCGGCGTCGTGATTCACGAGGGCCAGCTGACCTGGGGTGACCGGGGTTTGCAGGCGGTGGTGGATCTCGGAGCCTGGTGGCAGGATGAGACCGGCGGACCGCTGCCGCTGGGCGCCAACGCGATTCGCTCGGACCTTTCGTCCGAGATGCAGGTTCAGCTCTCCAGAATGCTCCGAGCGAGCATCGACTACGCTCTGGATCACCGCGAGCCGGCTCTTGACTACGCGATCCGCTATGCCCGGGACATCGAGCAAGACCGACAAAGGTCGGATCGTTTCGTCGGCATGTACGTCAACGAGTGGACCCGCGACTACGGTGAAGCCGGCCGGGCCGCCGTGCGGCAGCTCCTCCGGCGCGGATTCGAGGCCGGCATTATCGACCGGGCCGTCGAGCCAGACTTCGTCGAGCTCGGGAACGCCACTTAG
- a CDS encoding asparaginase, translated as MSEGFSRVARTVRGSWTENTHFGVAVVTTPDGRIVGSLGDSERRVFLRSAAKPLQLLPLLVAGGRERFSLSQAEIALMCSSHAGSDEHVRAVRGLLDRNGILEESLTCGIHPPLGQEAATALREQGESPSRLHNNCSANHVGQLMACLLLNSPTEGYSEMGHPLQQKVLGLVAEFAGIETEEIQTGVDGCGLPSFRVATAQAARLYACLADPKAGGVAEDLVPHSRAVIEAMAAHPDMVAGPGRFTTELIRVTGGRLIGKEGAEGFYGVAVRGPVALGIAIKIADGTEECRDAVVIELLRQAGCLSLAEFEQLSPFYGKELRNHEGEAVGELAPDLELVQSEIWDTNEPRPAERAG; from the coding sequence GTGAGTGAGGGTTTCTCGCGGGTTGCCCGTACGGTGCGCGGTAGCTGGACCGAAAACACCCATTTCGGAGTTGCTGTCGTCACCACTCCCGACGGCCGCATCGTCGGTAGTCTGGGCGACTCGGAGCGCAGGGTCTTCCTGCGCTCGGCCGCCAAACCTCTTCAGCTTCTTCCGCTCCTGGTTGCCGGCGGCAGAGAGCGCTTTAGCCTCTCCCAGGCGGAGATTGCGCTCATGTGCTCTTCCCATGCCGGCTCCGACGAGCACGTGCGGGCGGTGCGGGGGCTTCTGGATCGGAACGGAATTTTGGAGGAGAGCCTGACTTGCGGCATTCATCCCCCTCTCGGCCAGGAGGCCGCAACCGCCCTTCGCGAACAGGGCGAGAGTCCGAGCCGCTTGCACAACAACTGCTCGGCCAATCACGTCGGGCAGTTGATGGCCTGTCTGCTCCTGAATTCGCCGACCGAGGGCTATAGCGAGATGGGGCACCCGCTGCAGCAGAAGGTGCTGGGCCTGGTCGCGGAGTTTGCCGGCATCGAAACCGAGGAGATCCAAACCGGAGTCGACGGTTGCGGGCTGCCGAGCTTCCGGGTTGCCACCGCCCAGGCCGCGCGTCTATACGCTTGTCTGGCCGACCCGAAAGCCGGCGGCGTCGCCGAAGACCTGGTCCCGCACTCGAGAGCAGTGATCGAAGCCATGGCAGCGCATCCGGACATGGTCGCCGGGCCGGGTCGGTTTACGACCGAGCTCATTCGGGTCACGGGCGGCCGGTTGATCGGCAAGGAGGGAGCCGAGGGGTTCTACGGCGTTGCCGTCCGGGGTCCAGTTGCTCTGGGGATTGCGATCAAGATCGCTGACGGGACCGAAGAATGCCGCGATGCGGTGGTCATAGAGCTCCTGCGTCAGGCGGGCTGTCTCAGCCTGGCCGAGTTCGAGCAGCTGTCGCCGTTCTACGGAAAGGAGCTCAGGAATCACGAGGGTGAGGCGGTGGGAGAGCTTGCTCCCGATCTCGAGCTGGTCCAGAGTGAGATCTGGGACACGAATGAGCCGAGACCGGCCGAAAGAGCCGGTTGA